A window from Engraulis encrasicolus isolate BLACKSEA-1 chromosome 11, IST_EnEncr_1.0, whole genome shotgun sequence encodes these proteins:
- the LOC134459106 gene encoding uncharacterized protein LOC134459106 has product MPMALMLVSCIFLYLGCLSAAGYDDIEEKIVHVGDPVTLSCYTDPENVDPSKITWKTHGNIVARISNGKLTSDCGYEGRVQISKSIAKGDLSLTIHRTVYNDFGEYECWYNGEHKTAWSLKITANIPKKLEVTAGDPVSIPCFTRQNKGSQKGMMSEDISFEWKKDEKSVLRVERGGIMDKADEVDFSDDVHNGNLSLIIAQAFFSDRGTYRCNGDIDVTCLLVVSGHKKRREVSLEDRLSLQLYTVDPVIVYFQRDHYSTPVIVCNGSQCSPGWIYVKNGHKVELNTVTRDHIGIYTVRDRQSDELLCTYNVQVTTSEGVYIHNIVHVVYFFLVSIISIILASPSP; this is encoded by the exons ATGCCAATGGCGCTAATGTTGGTGAGCTGCATATTTCTGTATTTAG GGTGTCTATCTGCTGCTGGTTATGATGACATAGAAGAGAAAATCGTACACGTTGGGGATCCTGTTACACTCAGTTGTTATACAGATCCAGAGAATGTGGATCCTTCTAAGATTACATGGAAAACACATGGTAACATCGTGGCCAGAATTTCCAATGGAAAACTCACCTCAGACTGTGGGTATGAGGGCAGAGTACAGATATCTAAAAGCATCGCAAAGGGAGATTTATCCCTCACCATACATCGCACAGTGTATAATGACTTTGGTGAATATGAATGTTGGTATAATGGAGAACACAAGACAGCTTGGTCCTTGAAGATTACAG CAAACATTCCAAAGAAGCTTGAAGTAACTGCTGGAGACCCTGTGTCCATCCCTTGTTTTACACGACAAAATAAAGGTTCTCAGAAGGGGATGATGTCCGAGGACATCAGTTTTGAATGGAAGAAAGATGAGAAAAGTGTACTTCGAGTAGAGAGAGGTGGAATAATGGATAAGGCAGATGAAGTGGACTTCTCAGATGATGTACACAATGGAAATTTATCTCTCATCATTGCTCAGGCATTTTTTTCCGATCGTGGGACCTACAGGTGCAATGGGGATATAGATGTGACTTGTCTTCTTGTAGTAAGTG gtcacaagaagagaagagaagtttcTCTTGAAGACCGACTCTCCCTGCAACTTTACACAGTGGATCCTGTTATTGTGTACTTCCAGAGGGACCATTACAGCACTCCAGTCATAGTCTGTAATGGTAGTCAATGCAGTCCAGGCTGGATTTATGTCAAAAATGGACACAAAGTTGAACTGAACACTGTGACGAGGGACCATATAGGGATATATACTGTGAGAGATAGACAAAGTGATGAATTATTGTGCACGTACAATGTTCAGGTAACCACGTCAGAGGGTGTTTATATTCATAACATTGTTCATgttgtgtatttttttcttgttagcataattagcataatttTAGCCTCCCCTTCACCCTGA